In the Corynebacterium anserum genome, AGGTTTGGGGCTTATCGGCGGATCCCTGATGCGCGACATCGCGGCGGCGGGTCGGAGTGTGTATGGCTGGAATCGTAGTACGAAGACTGTGGAGGCTGCACAGGCCGAAGGGTTCGATGTCAGCGCCGATCTAACGGAGACGCTACGCCGAGCGGAAAGCGATGATGCCCTTGTGGTTCTCGGTGTACCCGTACCGGCGCTCGGTTTTCTTCTCGAGGCCATCGCCCAGCACGCCCCCTCGGTGTGTTTTACCGACGTCACCAGTGTGAAAGCCGAGGTCCATGATCTTGTTGACCAGTATGGACTCACTGAACGCTTTATCGGCGGGCATCCAATGGCCGGCACTGCGGACAGCGGTTGGGCGGTCACCACTGAGGGGCTGTTCACAGGTGCCGTGTGGGTGGTCACGTATGACAACGCCATGGAGCTGGGCGGTCCAGAAGGGGACAAAAGCCCAGAGCGTGCTGCCGTGGCGCGTCGTTGGCTCGAAGGCTGGGTGCGAGTGGTGAAAATGGCGCAGCTGGTCGGCGCCGATGTGGTTGCCTGCCGTGCAAAAAAGCACGACAGCGCGGTGGCGCGTATTTCTCACTTGCCGCATATCCTGGCAGAGGCTCTGGCCATTGCGGGGGATAACGGCGGACCGTTGGCTTTGAGCTTGGCTGCGAGTTCCTTCCGCGATGGAACCCGCGTGGCGGGAACCGCCCCGGATCTGGTGCGTGCGATGTGCGAAAACAACCGCGAGGCTCTCGTCGAAGCTTTAGATGAAAGCATTGCGCTGTTGATGAAGGCACGCAGAGATTTGGTCAGTGACGAGCATGATCTCAAGGCACTGGCTA is a window encoding:
- a CDS encoding prephenate dehydrogenase, with the translated sequence MTENLAFKTFADNSRPVCILGLGLIGGSLMRDIAAAGRSVYGWNRSTKTVEAAQAEGFDVSADLTETLRRAESDDALVVLGVPVPALGFLLEAIAQHAPSVCFTDVTSVKAEVHDLVDQYGLTERFIGGHPMAGTADSGWAVTTEGLFTGAVWVVTYDNAMELGGPEGDKSPERAAVARRWLEGWVRVVKMAQLVGADVVACRAKKHDSAVARISHLPHILAEALAIAGDNGGPLALSLAASSFRDGTRVAGTAPDLVRAMCENNREALVEALDESIALLMKARRDLVSDEHDLKALAKEGFAARSRFEARAGRTKGDHTNRPIIRVNPGAPGWINQLRSAASMGAQINIGE